In Planctomycetia bacterium, the following are encoded in one genomic region:
- a CDS encoding ABC transporter substrate-binding protein — translation MKRSFVAASGVFLTALVIGCGGGGGGKGNGSGGGAGGGSTGPIRIGAVLELSGGTATYGEETRNGIDMALEKLNAGRERPIEVVYADNNSGATETASAVRQLIDADKVTAIIGAVASTNTIAGATQAQNNKTPMITPGSTNVEVTRIGDYISRVCFIDSFQGPAIARFAAEELKKTKGFLVIDKSADYSVGLADSIRTTFTSLGGTIVGETNFEARASDFSALITQVEQAKPDVIFIPAYYREVGLMLKQARGHWDGIPKLGGDGWDSPELLELGGAGVIGTYFATHFAPDDPNPKIQEFTKAYQDKYGKPPGSMSGLGYDAALVVTDAIDRVEGELTKDKLRDAINATSNVDGVTGTIKLDENRNPVKDLVILEVTASGFKFKKKYSP, via the coding sequence ATGAAACGATCGTTTGTCGCCGCGAGCGGCGTGTTTTTGACGGCACTCGTCATCGGCTGCGGAGGTGGCGGAGGTGGCAAGGGGAACGGCAGTGGTGGTGGCGCTGGTGGTGGCTCTACTGGGCCGATCCGCATTGGTGCGGTGCTGGAACTCTCCGGCGGCACGGCCACTTACGGCGAAGAAACCCGTAACGGCATCGACATGGCGTTGGAGAAGCTCAACGCCGGGCGCGAGCGGCCGATCGAAGTCGTGTATGCCGACAACAACAGCGGCGCCACGGAGACGGCCAGCGCGGTGCGGCAATTGATCGACGCCGACAAGGTGACCGCGATCATCGGCGCGGTGGCCTCGACGAATACCATCGCCGGCGCAACGCAGGCGCAAAACAACAAGACGCCGATGATCACGCCGGGCTCGACGAATGTCGAAGTCACGCGGATCGGCGATTACATCTCGCGCGTCTGCTTCATCGACTCGTTTCAAGGCCCGGCGATCGCTCGTTTCGCCGCCGAGGAGTTGAAGAAGACCAAGGGTTTCCTGGTGATCGACAAATCGGCCGACTACAGCGTGGGGCTAGCGGATTCGATTCGCACGACCTTCACTTCGCTGGGCGGCACGATCGTCGGCGAGACGAACTTCGAAGCCCGGGCGAGTGACTTCTCCGCATTGATCACGCAGGTTGAACAAGCCAAGCCGGATGTGATCTTCATTCCCGCTTACTATCGTGAAGTCGGGCTGATGCTCAAGCAAGCCCGCGGGCATTGGGACGGCATTCCGAAGCTCGGCGGCGACGGCTGGGACAGCCCGGAGTTATTGGAGCTGGGAGGCGCCGGCGTAATCGGAACGTATTTCGCCACGCACTTCGCGCCGGACGATCCGAACCCGAAGATCCAGGAGTTCACCAAGGCCTACCAGGACAAATACGGCAAGCCGCCGGGTTCGATGAGCGGGCTGGGCTACGACGCGGCGCTGGTGGTGACCGACGCGATCGATCGCGTTGAAGGGGAATTGACCAAGGACAAGTTGCGGGACGCGATCAACGCCACCAGCAATGTCGACGGCGTGACCGGAACGATCAAATTGGATGAGAATCGCAACCCGGTGAAGGACCTGGTCATCCTGGAAGTCACGGCCAGCGGTTTTAAGTTCAAGAAGAAATACTCGCCGTAG
- a CDS encoding PLP-dependent transferase, with product MSTPSGNPADPRWTSMRRLSPRRKTTAAHDAPSLAREQLVHFGLDADDDFGRSLLRIVERLYETQVDLDQIWRESLESIQALDRADRIARFNAKKFLSFQFAKLLDTWQNPARASYQSLNYRPATLCAKGPYAVFDNVTAIFAANPVIARTATYIYACAEWIEDAFQGKELLLEIYSRLLNPTSIALANYIVDLEAGKYSGDYLAWNFSSGMAAIDGVLAHALGRDDVLITSRNIYGGAHQLIHDWYAKPSNLGIAVESFDGYGVDNFLACYERTIEKHADRLAAGRKVYVYLESPCNPHGYVLDLPGICRAAHERGLRVLLDATVGTPFLTRPLQREEPAERPDFVIHSYTKDLSGTGSVIAGVVIGRNRDMFIPKGETFDGARWDETMFWNVYYVKGAFLNADAAFEVMQGIRTLEVRMLAKCINTEILSRFLDAHSEVQVHCNALAKDENSSLRERLSFLGLPAPLFTIDMRSVPFEAFQRFFDALAPTFDHMISLGQANTIVSCPAFTTHSELSREALEQAGIQPTTIRFAVGDEDPRDLLAHLIAAAKLTIDPSLPGFSAKFPSGAAVDRLIQSCYLEAHRKYIETRRPFAEMQG from the coding sequence ATGAGCACTCCTTCCGGCAATCCGGCCGATCCCCGTTGGACCAGCATGCGGCGGCTCTCCCCGCGGCGCAAGACCACGGCCGCCCACGATGCCCCCAGCCTGGCCCGCGAACAGTTGGTCCACTTCGGCCTCGACGCCGACGACGATTTCGGCCGTTCCCTGCTGCGCATCGTGGAGCGGCTCTACGAAACGCAGGTCGACCTCGACCAGATCTGGCGGGAAAGCCTGGAATCGATCCAGGCGCTCGACCGCGCCGACCGGATCGCTCGGTTCAATGCCAAGAAATTCCTCTCCTTTCAGTTCGCCAAGCTCCTCGATACCTGGCAGAACCCCGCCAGGGCGTCGTACCAAAGCCTGAACTATCGTCCGGCGACCCTCTGCGCAAAGGGCCCCTACGCGGTCTTCGACAACGTCACGGCGATCTTTGCCGCCAACCCGGTGATCGCCCGCACGGCGACGTACATCTACGCCTGCGCCGAATGGATCGAAGACGCCTTCCAGGGCAAAGAGTTGCTGCTGGAAATCTATTCCCGGCTGCTCAACCCCACGTCGATCGCGCTGGCGAATTACATCGTCGACCTGGAGGCGGGAAAATATTCCGGCGACTACCTGGCCTGGAATTTCAGCTCCGGCATGGCCGCCATCGACGGCGTGCTGGCCCATGCCTTGGGGCGCGACGACGTGCTGATCACTAGCCGCAATATCTACGGCGGCGCGCATCAATTGATCCACGATTGGTACGCCAAGCCGTCCAACCTGGGTATCGCCGTCGAATCCTTCGACGGCTACGGCGTCGACAATTTCCTCGCCTGCTACGAGCGAACGATCGAAAAACACGCCGATCGCCTCGCCGCCGGGCGCAAGGTCTACGTCTACTTGGAATCTCCCTGCAACCCGCATGGGTACGTGCTGGACCTGCCCGGCATCTGCCGCGCCGCGCACGAGCGCGGCTTGCGCGTGCTGCTCGACGCGACGGTCGGCACGCCGTTCCTGACGCGGCCGCTGCAACGCGAAGAACCGGCCGAGCGCCCGGACTTTGTGATTCACAGCTATACGAAAGACCTCTCCGGCACGGGCTCAGTGATCGCCGGCGTGGTGATCGGTCGCAATCGCGATATGTTCATTCCCAAAGGGGAGACGTTCGACGGCGCTCGCTGGGACGAGACGATGTTCTGGAACGTCTACTACGTCAAAGGCGCGTTCCTCAACGCCGACGCCGCCTTCGAAGTCATGCAGGGCATCCGCACCCTGGAAGTGCGGATGCTGGCCAAATGCATCAACACGGAAATTCTCTCACGCTTCCTCGACGCCCATTCCGAGGTGCAGGTCCACTGCAACGCCCTCGCCAAGGACGAGAACTCGTCACTGCGGGAACGCTTGAGTTTTCTTGGCTTGCCGGCGCCGCTGTTTACGATCGATATGCGCAGCGTGCCCTTCGAAGCCTTTCAACGCTTCTTCGACGCGTTGGCGCCGACGTTCGATCACATGATCAGCCTCGGGCAGGCCAACACCATCGTCAGTTGCCCCGCGTTCACGACGCATTCGGAGCTCAGCCGCGAGGCCCTGGAGCAAGCCGGCATTCAACCGACGACAATTCGTTTCGCGGTCGGCGACGAAGACCCGCGCGATCTGCTAGCCCATTTGATCGCCGCCGCGAAATTGACGATCGACCCCTCGCTCCCGGGATTCTCCGCGAAGTTTCCGTCAGGCGCGGCCGTCGATCGACTCATCCAGAGTTGCTATCTCGAAGCGCATCGCAAGTACATCGAGACCCGTCGGCCGTTCGCGGAAATGCAGGGCTAG